A DNA window from Allokutzneria albata contains the following coding sequences:
- the arfB gene encoding alternative ribosome rescue aminoacyl-tRNA hydrolase ArfB, whose protein sequence is MSTDLTVTPSLVIPGVELAERFSRSSGPGGQSVNTTDSRVELSFDVARSSAFTSERQRERALDRLSGRLVDGVLTIAASEQRSQLQNRHAARDRLAALLREAIAPPPPPRRATKPSRGARERRLSAKRQRSDVKRGRGQVRHTD, encoded by the coding sequence ATGTCCACCGATCTGACCGTCACCCCGTCGCTGGTGATTCCCGGCGTCGAGCTGGCTGAGCGGTTCTCCCGCTCGTCCGGCCCCGGCGGCCAGTCGGTCAACACCACCGACAGCCGCGTCGAGCTGTCCTTCGACGTGGCGCGCTCGTCGGCGTTCACCTCCGAGCGCCAGCGCGAACGCGCCCTCGATCGACTCTCCGGCCGCTTGGTCGACGGCGTGCTCACCATCGCCGCCTCCGAGCAACGCAGCCAGCTGCAGAACCGCCACGCCGCCCGGGACCGCCTCGCCGCCCTGCTCCGCGAGGCCATCGCCCCACCTCCCCCACCGAGGCGCGCCACCAAGCCCAGCCGCGGCGCCCGCGAACGCCGCCTCTCCGCGAAACGGCAACGGTCCGACGTGAAGCGCGGTCGCGGCCAGGTGCGGCACACCGACTGA
- a CDS encoding peptidoglycan D,D-transpeptidase FtsI family protein, producing the protein MRGSGPQRPRMVLGCVFLVVLLVVAAAKLVHVQVFQAEALSAKAAQQRATPLDIPAQRGSIVDRSGRPLAFSVDSRVLYTVPQRLRANWQRARDKRPDRTPDFETFTAQIADTIVRAAGGGVHRDQVLAKLRGTGQREELAENIGPATAWEISSAFPDIGSEYRAARVYPNGSLAANVIGTAVWRKDQKPAGTRGITGLESSRDQVLAGRTGRRIVDTEQGRDDVVIPGTERDLEPATPGASLELTLDIDVQFLAQQLVTEHAKRLGAHDASVVVLDAKTAEVLALATEQKINTAVSVPFEPGGAAALVTAAGAVEDGTLGRDLTLTVPERVRVDGVEVRDQPGHATQDFTLAGVLAKSSDVGTVQTARKLGEDRLAELVSRFGLGGRTELGLPGESAGQVPPREHWSASTLARVPIGHDVSVTLPQLAGMYQAIANDGVRVPPRLVRAETKQNGHRVELPRPAGIRVVSPQTATTVRGLLRAVVQDAPGQKGSSPAAALPGYQVAGKSGTRTQPNGQRAWNCFAGMFPAESPRFVIATVVDGPETDAAARLFREVADYLAQRYHVPMAKERAPVQELVAPR; encoded by the coding sequence ATGAGGGGAAGCGGCCCGCAGCGGCCACGAATGGTGCTCGGCTGCGTGTTCCTGGTGGTGCTGCTGGTGGTGGCCGCGGCGAAGCTGGTGCACGTCCAGGTCTTCCAGGCCGAGGCGCTGTCGGCGAAGGCGGCGCAGCAGCGCGCGACCCCGCTGGACATCCCCGCCCAACGGGGCTCCATTGTGGACAGGTCCGGCCGCCCGCTCGCGTTCAGCGTGGACTCGCGGGTGCTCTACACCGTGCCGCAGCGGCTGCGGGCGAACTGGCAGAGGGCCAGGGACAAGCGCCCGGACCGGACCCCGGACTTCGAGACCTTCACCGCGCAGATCGCCGACACGATCGTCCGCGCGGCCGGCGGCGGCGTGCACCGGGACCAGGTACTGGCGAAGCTGCGCGGGACCGGCCAGCGCGAGGAGCTGGCCGAGAACATCGGCCCGGCCACCGCGTGGGAGATCTCCAGCGCGTTCCCGGACATCGGTTCGGAGTACCGGGCGGCGCGCGTCTACCCCAACGGCTCGCTCGCCGCGAACGTGATCGGCACCGCGGTCTGGCGCAAGGACCAGAAACCCGCGGGCACCAGGGGCATCACCGGGCTGGAGAGCTCACGCGACCAGGTGCTCGCCGGGCGCACCGGGCGGCGGATCGTGGACACCGAGCAGGGCCGCGACGACGTGGTGATCCCCGGCACCGAACGCGATCTCGAACCCGCGACGCCCGGCGCGAGCCTGGAGCTGACCCTCGACATCGATGTGCAGTTCCTGGCCCAGCAGCTCGTCACCGAGCACGCGAAGCGCCTGGGCGCGCACGACGCCTCGGTCGTGGTGCTGGACGCCAAGACCGCCGAAGTGCTCGCCCTGGCGACCGAGCAGAAGATCAACACCGCCGTCTCCGTCCCCTTCGAGCCGGGCGGCGCCGCAGCGCTGGTCACCGCCGCCGGAGCGGTCGAGGACGGCACCCTCGGCCGCGACCTGACGCTGACCGTCCCCGAGCGCGTCCGCGTCGACGGCGTCGAGGTGCGCGACCAGCCCGGCCACGCCACCCAGGACTTCACCCTGGCCGGAGTGCTGGCGAAGTCCTCCGACGTGGGCACGGTGCAGACCGCCCGCAAACTCGGCGAGGACCGCCTCGCCGAGCTGGTCTCCCGGTTCGGCCTCGGCGGGCGCACCGAGCTGGGCCTCCCCGGCGAGAGCGCCGGCCAGGTGCCACCCCGTGAGCACTGGTCCGCGTCAACCCTGGCCCGCGTTCCGATCGGCCACGACGTGTCCGTCACGCTGCCGCAGCTCGCCGGGATGTACCAGGCGATCGCCAACGACGGCGTCCGCGTCCCACCCCGCCTCGTCCGCGCCGAGACGAAGCAGAACGGCCACCGCGTCGAGCTGCCCCGGCCCGCTGGGATCCGCGTCGTCAGCCCCCAGACCGCCACCACCGTCCGCGGCCTGCTCCGCGCCGTCGTGCAGGACGCCCCCGGCCAGAAGGGCTCCTCCCCCGCCGCCGCCCTCCCCGGTTACCAGGTCGCGGGCAAGTCCGGCACCCGCACGCAACCCAACGGCCAGCGCGCGTGGAACTGCTTCGCCGGGATGTTCCCCGCCGAGTCCCCGCGCTTCGTGATCGCCACCGTGGTCGACGGCCCGGAGACCGACGCCGCCGCCCGCCTGTTCCGCGAGGTGGCCGACTACCTGGCCCAGCGCTACCACGTGCCGATGGCCAAGGAACGCGCCCCCGTCCAGGAGCTGGTCGCCCCCAGGTAA
- a CDS encoding ABC1 kinase family protein produces the protein MDLLAEAFIGLAVFGMVLVFAAAVRRLLGMAFGTLRTLAAGLLAYLLAMPIAQAMRGAVSPEDDQNTILWFLILATGCAVLAGMVFLAVSEALVPTGSLPTPLEWVRGLGGRFRRARRYSQITRIAIRHGLGPYLRGRDRTELSRTTQHRITLARSLRGALEDGGVTFVKLGQILSTRRDLLPEEFVAELSHLRDKVPPAPWAEVEAVLIGELGAPVDEVFASFDRTPLAAASIAQVHVARLRTGEEVVVKVQRPGIRDLVERDIDIVNRLARTLELRTKWGRSLGLRELAAGFADAVREELDFRIEAANMAVLLENNGGAANATGVVTYPAPHEPLCGERVLVMQRLDGVQLGAAEQEITSAGLDRRELARNLLECLLRQIMVDGVFHADPHPGNVLLLSDGRLGMLDFGSVGRLDAALRAALQRLLLAMDRGDPLAAGDALLEIAPRPDEIDEQRLERALGQFMARHLGGGSVRSVRMFTDLFRIITDHRLSIPAEVAAVFRALATVEGALAQLAPGFDLVAEARSFARGYVVEHLDAGALKETVIQEAAAVLPMLRRLPRRVERIAGAVENGRLTVNIRLFADERDRAHVTALLHQVLFTVLGATAGIMAVMLLGTAGGPMVTSSVSLYALFGYNLLLISVVLVLRVLVLMFRR, from the coding sequence GTGGATCTGCTCGCGGAGGCCTTCATCGGCCTCGCCGTGTTCGGCATGGTGCTGGTGTTCGCCGCGGCCGTGCGCCGCCTGCTCGGGATGGCTTTCGGCACGCTGCGGACCCTCGCCGCCGGCTTGCTGGCCTACCTGCTGGCGATGCCGATCGCGCAGGCCATGCGCGGCGCGGTGTCCCCGGAGGACGACCAGAACACCATCCTCTGGTTCCTCATCCTGGCCACGGGCTGCGCCGTGCTCGCGGGCATGGTCTTCCTCGCCGTGTCGGAGGCGCTGGTGCCGACCGGCTCGCTGCCGACCCCGCTGGAGTGGGTGCGCGGCCTTGGCGGGCGGTTCCGCCGCGCGCGCAGGTACTCGCAGATCACCCGCATCGCGATCCGCCACGGCCTCGGCCCGTACCTGCGCGGCCGCGACCGCACCGAGCTGAGCCGCACGACACAGCACCGGATCACTTTGGCGAGATCCCTGCGCGGAGCGCTGGAGGACGGCGGGGTCACCTTCGTCAAGCTCGGCCAGATCCTGTCGACCCGCCGGGACCTGCTGCCGGAGGAGTTCGTCGCCGAGCTGAGCCACCTGCGCGACAAGGTGCCGCCCGCGCCGTGGGCCGAGGTCGAAGCCGTGCTCATCGGCGAACTCGGCGCGCCGGTCGACGAGGTCTTCGCGTCCTTCGACCGCACCCCGCTCGCGGCCGCCTCGATCGCCCAGGTCCACGTGGCGCGCCTGCGCACCGGCGAGGAGGTCGTGGTCAAGGTGCAGCGGCCGGGCATCCGCGACCTGGTCGAACGGGACATCGACATCGTCAACAGGCTCGCGCGGACCCTGGAGCTGCGCACGAAGTGGGGGCGCTCGCTCGGCCTGCGCGAGCTGGCGGCGGGCTTCGCCGACGCCGTGCGCGAGGAGCTGGACTTCCGCATCGAGGCGGCCAACATGGCTGTGCTTTTGGAGAACAACGGGGGAGCCGCGAACGCCACCGGGGTGGTCACCTATCCCGCGCCGCACGAGCCGTTGTGCGGTGAGCGCGTGCTGGTGATGCAGCGACTGGACGGTGTGCAGCTCGGAGCGGCCGAGCAGGAGATCACCTCGGCCGGGCTGGACCGGCGGGAACTGGCCAGGAACCTGCTGGAGTGCCTGCTGCGGCAGATCATGGTCGACGGTGTCTTCCACGCCGACCCGCACCCCGGCAACGTGCTTCTGCTCAGCGACGGACGCCTGGGGATGCTGGACTTCGGCTCAGTCGGACGGCTGGACGCGGCGCTGCGGGCGGCGTTGCAGCGGCTGCTGCTGGCCATGGACCGCGGCGATCCGCTCGCCGCGGGGGACGCGCTGCTGGAGATCGCGCCACGGCCGGACGAGATCGACGAGCAGCGGCTGGAGCGCGCGCTCGGCCAGTTCATGGCCCGCCACCTGGGCGGAGGGTCCGTGCGCAGCGTGCGGATGTTCACCGACCTGTTCCGGATCATCACCGACCACCGCCTGTCGATCCCGGCGGAGGTGGCCGCGGTGTTCCGCGCACTGGCCACTGTGGAGGGTGCGCTCGCCCAGCTCGCCCCGGGCTTCGACCTGGTCGCGGAGGCGAGGTCGTTCGCCCGCGGCTACGTGGTCGAGCACCTCGACGCGGGGGCGCTGAAGGAGACGGTGATCCAGGAGGCGGCGGCCGTGCTGCCGATGCTGCGGCGGTTGCCGCGGCGGGTCGAGCGCATCGCCGGGGCCGTGGAGAACGGTCGCCTCACGGTCAACATCCGACTGTTCGCCGATGAGCGGGACCGCGCGCACGTGACCGCTCTGCTGCACCAGGTGCTGTTCACCGTGCTCGGCGCGACGGCGGGGATCATGGCGGTGATGTTGCTGGGCACGGCGGGCGGGCCGATGGTGACCTCGTCGGTGAGCCTGTACGCGCTCTTCGGCTACAACCTGCTGCTGATCAGCGTCGTTCTGGTGTTGCGCGTCCTGGTGCTGATGTTTCGGAGATAG
- a CDS encoding UdgX family uracil-DNA binding protein (This protein belongs to the uracil DNA glycosylase superfamily, members of which act in excision repair of DNA. However, it belongs more specifically to UdgX branch, whose founding member was found to bind uracil in DNA (where it does not belong), without cleaving it, appears to promote DNA repair by a pathway involving RecA, rather than base excision.), giving the protein MVKHPGAQPPDTDDLDELRSAAASCEGCDLFRDATRTVFGDGPGSADAVFVGEQPGDQEDRAGEPFVGPAGRLLDRALEEAGIDRERAYVTNAVKHFKFEPRGKRRIHKKPTRSEVVACRPWLTAELAAIRPALVVCLGATAAQSLLGTGFKLTDHRGEILDLPGFPARVTATQHPSAVLRAPDRDAAYQDLVRDLRVAAEELRRAGTRQPG; this is encoded by the coding sequence GTGGTCAAGCACCCCGGAGCACAGCCGCCCGACACCGACGACCTCGACGAACTGAGGTCCGCGGCGGCGTCCTGTGAGGGCTGCGACCTCTTCCGCGACGCGACCCGGACGGTGTTCGGCGACGGACCGGGCTCGGCCGACGCGGTGTTCGTCGGTGAGCAGCCCGGTGACCAGGAGGACCGCGCCGGTGAGCCGTTCGTCGGGCCCGCGGGCCGTCTGCTGGACCGCGCGCTCGAAGAGGCGGGCATCGACCGCGAACGCGCCTACGTCACCAACGCGGTGAAGCACTTCAAGTTCGAGCCCCGGGGCAAGCGCCGCATCCACAAGAAGCCGACCCGTTCCGAGGTGGTCGCGTGCCGCCCGTGGCTGACCGCCGAGCTGGCCGCGATCCGCCCGGCGCTCGTGGTCTGCCTGGGCGCGACGGCGGCGCAGTCGCTGCTCGGCACCGGCTTCAAGCTGACCGATCACCGCGGCGAAATCCTTGACCTGCCCGGCTTCCCGGCGCGGGTCACAGCGACGCAGCACCCCTCCGCGGTGCTCCGCGCCCCCGACCGGGACGCGGCCTACCAGGACCTCGTCCGGGATCTCAGAGTCGCTGCCGAAGAACTTCGGCGAGCCGGAACGCGACAGCCTGGTTAG
- a CDS encoding DUF6766 family protein translates to MKFLRDNAVGIFFGLLFLGALGGQAFAGYADLVQRRLSDGGAEPGFVRYLASSEFAVDVAENWQSEYLQFFLYIIATVWLIQRGSPESKPPEDAGQESDEKQQVGAHTGPRSPKWVRAGGWRTKVFSNSLGLAMGGIFLLSWLVQSVTGVSSYNADQLAMLEDPVPWLEYLGTADFWNRSLQNWQSEFLAIGSMAVFSVYLRQRGSPESKPVGAAHSTTDEAG, encoded by the coding sequence ATGAAGTTCCTGCGCGACAACGCGGTCGGGATCTTCTTCGGGCTGCTCTTCCTCGGCGCGCTCGGCGGCCAGGCGTTCGCCGGGTACGCCGACCTGGTGCAGCGGCGGCTCTCGGACGGCGGTGCCGAACCGGGCTTCGTCCGCTACCTCGCGTCCTCGGAGTTCGCCGTGGACGTCGCGGAGAACTGGCAGTCGGAGTACCTGCAGTTCTTCCTCTACATCATCGCCACGGTGTGGCTGATCCAGCGCGGTTCCCCGGAGTCCAAGCCACCGGAGGACGCCGGGCAGGAGTCCGACGAGAAGCAGCAGGTCGGCGCGCACACCGGACCGCGGTCGCCGAAGTGGGTGCGCGCGGGCGGCTGGCGGACCAAGGTCTTCTCGAACTCCCTCGGCCTGGCGATGGGCGGGATCTTCCTGCTCTCCTGGCTCGTGCAGTCCGTCACCGGGGTGAGCTCGTACAACGCCGACCAGCTCGCGATGCTGGAGGACCCGGTGCCGTGGCTGGAGTACCTGGGCACCGCCGACTTCTGGAACCGCAGCCTGCAGAACTGGCAGTCGGAGTTCCTGGCGATCGGGTCGATGGCCGTGTTCAGCGTGTACCTGCGGCAGCGCGGGTCGCCGGAGTCGAAGCCGGTCGGCGCCGCCCATTCCACCACTGACGAAGCCGGATGA
- a CDS encoding low temperature requirement protein A: MAARGADEPHRAATPLELLFDLCFVVAVAQAAAGLHHAIAEHHVGQGVLGYGMVFFAIWWAWMNFTWFASAYDTDDTAYRATTLVQIAGALVLAAGVGRALDHGDFAVITYGYVVMRLAMVTQWLRAAKADPDHRRTALRYAAGITVVQIGWLVRLALPQQWLLPAFFVLLLAEIAVPALAERGATTPWHPGHIAERYGLFTLIVLGESILAATNAVRSAVDEGHGSVNLFGVAAAGLVIVFSLWWLYFDRPSEDLLTSLSASLRWGYGHLVIFASAGAVGAGLEVAVDLRTGKGEVSELVAGMATAVPVALYLLGVWALHVLPRGRSPLAIAFPVVAVLVALSPLAGASLYVTAVLVALLVLVGLPAPRSRQAGGGQP; this comes from the coding sequence ATGGCGGCGCGCGGGGCGGATGAGCCGCATCGCGCCGCGACCCCGTTGGAGCTGTTGTTCGACCTGTGTTTCGTGGTCGCGGTCGCGCAGGCCGCCGCAGGGCTGCACCACGCGATCGCCGAGCACCACGTCGGCCAGGGCGTGCTCGGCTACGGGATGGTGTTCTTCGCGATCTGGTGGGCGTGGATGAACTTCACCTGGTTCGCCTCCGCCTACGACACCGACGACACGGCCTACCGGGCCACCACGCTCGTGCAGATCGCGGGCGCGCTCGTGCTCGCCGCCGGGGTCGGGCGAGCACTGGACCACGGCGACTTCGCGGTGATCACCTACGGCTACGTGGTGATGCGGCTGGCCATGGTGACGCAGTGGCTGCGCGCGGCCAAGGCCGACCCGGATCACCGGAGGACCGCGCTGCGCTACGCGGCCGGGATCACCGTGGTGCAGATCGGCTGGCTCGTCCGGCTCGCGCTGCCGCAGCAGTGGTTGCTGCCCGCGTTCTTCGTGCTGCTGCTCGCCGAGATCGCGGTCCCCGCACTCGCCGAGCGCGGCGCGACCACACCGTGGCACCCGGGGCACATCGCCGAGCGCTACGGCCTGTTCACGCTGATCGTGCTGGGTGAGTCGATCCTCGCCGCGACCAACGCGGTGCGCTCGGCGGTCGACGAGGGGCACGGCTCGGTGAACCTGTTCGGGGTCGCCGCGGCCGGGCTGGTCATCGTGTTCTCGTTGTGGTGGCTGTACTTCGACCGGCCCTCCGAGGACCTGCTGACCTCGCTGAGCGCCTCACTGCGGTGGGGCTACGGGCATTTGGTGATCTTCGCGTCCGCTGGGGCGGTCGGCGCGGGCCTGGAGGTCGCCGTCGATCTCCGCACCGGCAAGGGCGAGGTCTCGGAGCTGGTCGCGGGCATGGCGACGGCGGTCCCGGTCGCGTTGTACCTGCTTGGCGTGTGGGCGCTGCACGTCCTGCCGCGCGGTCGCTCACCGCTGGCGATCGCGTTCCCGGTGGTCGCGGTGCTCGTCGCGCTCAGTCCGCTGGCCGGGGCCTCGCTGTACGTGACCGCGGTGCTGGTCGCGCTGCTCGTGCTGGTGGGCTTGCCGGCTCCGAGGAGCCGGCAAGCCGGCGGGGGTCAGCCGTAG
- a CDS encoding AfsR/SARP family transcriptional regulator yields the protein MEIDLLGPVRVRDGDRAVQVGPARQQCVLAILAAEAGRVVGVPALVDRVWADRPPAGARNLVQTYVARLRRVLVAAGADGASVLVFQNDGYRLAIDPEDVDLVRFRALVAAGDLGPALALRRGTPLAGIEGEWAQRTREALEEQWLLARCRYGEEQLRLGKPGEVLADVGELLAAHPLHEKLLELRMLALWHAGRQAEALETFRDARARIVGELGVEPGSELRALHERVLHGAPPAVESTWTARNDLPRVPNDFTGRDRELKWLSDTVSDGANVLTVDGMAGVGKTTLVLCAARLLAAGYPDGQLFLDLQGHTPSQRSMSVGGALESLLRAVGTAPEDIPDDVGERASAWRARLAGRRVLLVLDNAADVDQVRPLLPGAPGCLTLVTARHRLVGLEAAALSVDTLPEGEAVELFERAAGRRGAHGDAVAVAELCGYLPLALRLAGARLSNRPLWTDEDLVTRLRKGVDSGVAAAFTVSYEALEPLLRRAFRLLGRHPGIDITPHAAAALLDASVDDAEDTLEALLDVHLVQQHASGRYRLHDLLRQYALDLAEPDEPAAAVRVLDHYLYSANEADRQITGQARFTPVPDAVIAFVGNGMTWFDRELANLRAVIEFACRDNHDRHAWQLALTLCGYFDAKGLYASAVAVYDQVLPFATRSGGAGKVLSAKGIMHWGAEENDAARSALDEALRIAVAEDDRKAIGTVKLNLAALDWRIGEFAGATAHLDEALPLLRSLGEHRLIGNALNNKGIIHLRRGRLDEALACFEESLEARRIADDLRGEATSHINIGEVQTRRGAHADALGSYRHALDLAVGVGDRVMEAFALTNIGASLTSAGDPAEAIDHLERGAALFAELANRGELAATLAYLALARWRCGQAESARRDAERAVRIARAVGARYEEAKALEALGQVHPAAAEECLPVALRIFTDLGVSEADELRQRIGC from the coding sequence ATGGAGATCGACCTGCTCGGTCCGGTCCGGGTCCGCGACGGCGATCGCGCGGTCCAGGTCGGGCCCGCGCGCCAGCAGTGCGTGCTGGCGATCCTGGCCGCCGAGGCGGGCCGGGTGGTCGGCGTGCCCGCGCTGGTAGACCGGGTCTGGGCGGACCGCCCGCCCGCCGGAGCCCGCAACCTCGTGCAGACCTACGTCGCCCGGCTGCGGCGGGTCCTCGTCGCCGCGGGCGCCGACGGTGCCTCGGTGCTGGTGTTCCAGAACGACGGCTACCGCCTGGCGATCGACCCGGAGGACGTGGATCTGGTGCGGTTCCGCGCACTGGTCGCCGCCGGGGACCTGGGTCCGGCGCTCGCGCTCCGGCGCGGCACCCCGCTCGCCGGGATCGAGGGGGAGTGGGCGCAGCGCACCCGGGAGGCCCTTGAGGAGCAGTGGCTGCTGGCGCGGTGCCGCTACGGCGAGGAACAGCTGCGGTTGGGCAAGCCCGGCGAGGTGCTGGCCGACGTGGGCGAACTGCTGGCGGCGCACCCGCTGCACGAGAAGCTGCTGGAGCTGCGGATGCTCGCGCTCTGGCACGCGGGCCGTCAGGCCGAGGCGTTGGAGACCTTCCGCGACGCACGCGCACGGATCGTCGGCGAGTTGGGCGTCGAGCCCGGATCGGAACTGCGCGCGCTGCACGAACGCGTGTTGCACGGTGCCCCGCCCGCGGTGGAGAGCACGTGGACGGCGCGCAACGACCTGCCGCGCGTGCCGAACGACTTCACCGGCCGCGACCGCGAGCTGAAGTGGTTGTCGGACACCGTTTCCGACGGCGCGAACGTGCTCACCGTCGACGGGATGGCCGGCGTCGGCAAGACCACGCTCGTGTTGTGCGCGGCGCGGCTGCTCGCCGCCGGGTATCCGGACGGGCAGCTCTTCCTCGATCTGCAAGGGCACACGCCGAGCCAGCGGAGCATGTCGGTCGGTGGCGCGCTGGAGTCGTTACTGCGCGCGGTGGGCACGGCGCCGGAGGACATCCCCGACGACGTGGGCGAGCGCGCGTCGGCCTGGCGGGCGCGGCTGGCGGGCAGGCGGGTGCTGCTCGTGCTGGACAACGCCGCCGACGTGGACCAGGTCCGGCCCCTGCTCCCCGGCGCGCCCGGCTGCCTGACGCTGGTCACCGCGCGGCACCGGCTGGTCGGGCTCGAAGCCGCCGCGCTCTCGGTGGACACCCTGCCCGAGGGGGAGGCGGTGGAGCTGTTCGAGCGCGCCGCCGGTCGCCGCGGCGCGCACGGTGACGCGGTCGCCGTCGCCGAGCTGTGCGGCTACCTCCCGCTCGCACTGCGCCTCGCCGGCGCGCGGCTGTCCAACCGTCCTCTGTGGACGGACGAGGATCTGGTCACCCGGCTGCGCAAGGGGGTGGACAGCGGGGTCGCCGCGGCGTTCACCGTCTCCTACGAAGCGCTGGAACCGTTGCTGCGCAGGGCTTTCCGCCTGCTCGGCAGGCATCCGGGGATCGACATCACACCGCACGCGGCCGCCGCGCTGCTGGACGCCTCGGTGGACGACGCCGAGGACACGCTGGAGGCGCTGCTGGACGTGCACCTCGTGCAGCAGCACGCCTCCGGCCGCTACCGGCTGCACGACCTGCTCCGCCAGTACGCGCTCGACCTCGCCGAGCCGGACGAGCCCGCCGCGGCGGTCCGGGTGCTCGACCACTACCTGTACTCCGCCAACGAGGCCGACCGGCAGATCACCGGGCAGGCGCGGTTCACCCCGGTTCCGGACGCGGTGATCGCCTTCGTGGGCAACGGGATGACGTGGTTCGACCGCGAGCTGGCGAACCTGCGCGCGGTGATCGAGTTCGCCTGCCGGGACAACCACGACCGGCACGCGTGGCAGCTCGCGCTGACCCTCTGCGGCTACTTCGACGCCAAGGGCCTGTACGCCTCGGCGGTGGCCGTCTACGACCAGGTGCTGCCGTTCGCGACGCGCTCGGGCGGCGCCGGAAAAGTCCTGTCCGCCAAGGGGATCATGCACTGGGGCGCAGAGGAGAACGACGCCGCGCGGTCGGCGCTGGACGAGGCGCTGCGGATCGCCGTCGCAGAGGACGACCGCAAGGCGATCGGCACCGTGAAGCTCAACCTCGCCGCGCTGGACTGGCGGATCGGGGAGTTCGCCGGCGCCACCGCGCACCTCGACGAGGCGCTGCCGCTGCTGCGCTCGCTCGGCGAACACCGGCTCATCGGCAACGCGTTGAACAACAAGGGGATCATCCACCTGCGGCGCGGCCGGCTCGACGAGGCGCTCGCGTGCTTCGAGGAGTCGTTGGAGGCCCGGCGCATCGCTGACGACCTGCGCGGCGAGGCCACCAGCCACATCAACATCGGCGAGGTCCAGACCCGGCGCGGCGCGCACGCCGACGCGCTGGGGTCCTACCGGCACGCCCTCGACCTGGCCGTCGGCGTCGGGGACCGGGTCATGGAGGCCTTCGCGCTGACCAACATCGGCGCCTCGCTGACCTCCGCGGGCGACCCGGCGGAGGCGATCGACCACCTGGAACGCGGCGCCGCGCTGTTCGCCGAGCTGGCCAACCGCGGGGAGCTGGCGGCCACCCTGGCCTACCTCGCACTCGCCCGGTGGCGGTGCGGGCAGGCCGAGTCCGCGCGCCGCGACGCCGAGCGCGCGGTGCGGATCGCCCGTGCGGTCGGCGCGCGGTACGAGGAGGCCAAGGCGCTCGAAGCCCTCGGACAGGTCCATCCCGCCGCCGCGGAGGAGTGCCTCCCGGTGGCGCTGCGGATCTTCACCGACCTGGGCGTGAGCGAGGCGGACGAGCTGCGTCAGCGCATCGGGTGCTGA
- a CDS encoding serine hydrolase domain-containing protein: protein MRDLLTLTFGFGLVFTPCPIQGAMLELGIVGDGTANWPTVTQDEWMRRLGTLPLMYQPGDRWQYHVGSDVLGVLVSRAAGQPFSAFLAERLFGPLGMVDTGFHVPADKLHRLPTSYAHDPTTGELTVWDKARGGKYSRPPAFEAGGDGLVYTVDDYHAFLRMLLNNGVHHGRRVLSRASVALMCMDHLTPAQKVEKDQFGDHFGRHGGYGFGVAVRTRRRDLASPGQFGWDGGLGTTAYADPAEGLVGIMLTQTAMDSADRPRLHQDFWTVAYQTLGA, encoded by the coding sequence GTGCGGGACCTGTTGACGCTCACCTTCGGCTTCGGCCTGGTGTTCACACCCTGCCCGATCCAGGGGGCGATGCTGGAACTGGGCATCGTCGGCGACGGCACCGCGAACTGGCCGACCGTGACCCAGGACGAGTGGATGCGCCGGCTGGGCACGCTCCCCCTCATGTACCAGCCGGGGGATCGGTGGCAGTACCACGTCGGCTCGGACGTGCTCGGCGTGCTCGTGTCGCGGGCGGCTGGTCAGCCGTTCAGCGCGTTCTTGGCCGAGCGCCTGTTCGGCCCGCTCGGCATGGTCGACACGGGCTTCCACGTGCCGGCAGACAAGCTCCACCGCCTGCCGACGAGCTACGCCCACGACCCGACGACCGGCGAGCTGACCGTGTGGGACAAGGCCCGAGGCGGCAAGTACAGCCGTCCACCGGCTTTCGAGGCCGGCGGCGACGGCCTGGTGTACACAGTGGACGATTACCACGCGTTCCTGCGGATGCTGTTGAACAACGGCGTCCACCACGGCCGGCGCGTCCTGTCCCGCGCGAGCGTCGCGCTGATGTGCATGGACCACCTGACCCCGGCTCAAAAGGTGGAGAAGGACCAGTTCGGCGACCACTTCGGCCGGCATGGCGGCTACGGCTTCGGCGTGGCGGTCCGCACCCGTCGACGCGACCTGGCCTCCCCGGGCCAGTTCGGCTGGGACGGCGGCCTCGGCACGACTGCGTACGCCGACCCGGCGGAGGGCCTGGTCGGCATCATGCTGACGCAGACCGCCATGGACTCGGCGGACAGGCCGCGGCTGCACCAGGACTTCTGGACCGTCGCGTACCAGACACTGGGCGCCTGA